The genomic region ACCGGTGTGCAGGTTGTCAAGGACGTCAGCTTCGACGTCGCCCCAGGCGAGATCTTCGGCATCGTCGGGGAAAGCGGATCGGGCAAGACGCTGGCAACACGCGCCCTGATCTCGCTGCTGCCGGCGCCCATCAAAGTGATCGGCGGCTCCGTTGCCTACAAGGGACGCGACGTGCTTTCCATGAACGGCGCGCAATTGCGCCAATTGCGTGGTGCAGAAATCGGTGTCGTCTTCCAGGAGCCGATGACCTCGCTCAATCCCTCGATGACCGTCGGCCGCCAACTCGAAGAAGGGTTGCAGCTTCATACGAAACTTTCGCAGGCAGAACGGCGCAGCCGTATCCTCGGCATGCTGGATCGGGTCGGGATCCGCGACCCCGCCGGGGCGCTCACTTCCTATCCGCATGAATTCTCGGGCGGTATGCGCCAGCGCATCATGCTGGCATCGGTCATGCTGCTGAAACCGGCGCTGTTGATCGCCGACGAGCCGACGACTGCGCTCGATGCCGTGATCCAGCGCGATGTCATGGAATTGATGGTGGAACTGACACAGGCCGAAGGCACGGCCGTGCTGCTGATCAGTCACGACCTGCCGATGGTCGCCCGCTACACGAACCGCATCGTCGTCATGGAAAAGGGCGTAATCGTCGAAGAAGGACGCACCGCCGATCTGCTCGACGCACCGCAGCGTGCCTATACGAAGAAACTGCTTTCCTCCCTGCCGTTTCGCGGACAGACGCGGATGATCGACAAGACCAAGGCGCCAATGGTCTCGGCGCGTGATATCGTCGTCGACTATGGGGGCCGGCGGTCGCTGATGAAGAAGGCAACGCCAAAACGGGCGCTCAATGGCGTCAGCATCGATATCCACGAGGGCGAAGTCGTTGCACTGGTCGGCGGTTCAGGTTCCGGCAAGACCACGCTCGGCCGCACCATTGCCGGACTGGTCCGGGAGAGCGAAGGCGATATCCGCTTCAAGGGACGCAGCCGCGACGACGACTGGATGGACTATCGTCTGAATTGCCAGATGGTGTTTCAGGATCCTTATTCCTCGCTGAACCCGCGCATGACCATCGTCGCGCTTGTGGAAGAAGCGCTGCGGCTCGTTCCCGATCTTAACGCGACGGCAAAGCGCAAGCGCGCCCTGGAGACGCTGGAGGAAGTCGGCCTTGGGGCCGACTATGGCGAGCGCTACCCGCACGAGCTTTCGGGCGGCCAGCGTCAGCGCGTGGCGATCGCCCGCGCCATTGCGCGCCGGCCGAAATTCCTGATCGCAGACGAACCGGTATCGGCCCTCGACGTGACGGTCAGGGCGCAGGTGCTCGAACTCCTGTCCGATCTGCAAAAACGCTACGGCTTTTCCTGCCTCTTCATCAGCCATGATCTCGGCGTGGTCGAGCAGGTGGCCGATCGCGTCGTCGTCATGCAGGACGGCCGGATCATCGAGGAGGGCGACCGCGATACGGTTTTCGACAGCCCGAAGGAGGCCTATACGCAAAGGCTTCTCTCGGCCATCCCCGCCCTGGACCACAATGCGCAGGGCGGTGTGACCCTCAAATGGCGCCTGGAGAACTGACATGACGACCGTGATTGCATCTGGAAAGCTCGTGGAACGATTGAACGCGATCTGCGATGCCCAGCCTTTCGTAACGCGCTTCATGGTGCATGCGCTTGCAAGCGGTGAAACGATCGTCAGGCGCGCGGACGAGGAAACTCCCTCCGCCAGCACCCGAAAGACCTCGATCATGATGGCAGCCTTGAAGGCCGCCCATGAAGGCCGCCTGGATCTGGACGAACGGATCATTTACGAAAAGCGTTTTGCAGAGGAAGTGGCGAGCGGGATGTTCCGCTACCTGACACCCGGTATCGTCATATCGCTGCGCGATGCCATCACCGGCATGATGGTGCTGAGCGACAATGTCTGCACCAAGATGGTCTTCGAAAGGCTGACGCTCGAAGAGGTCGACGGCTATTGCAAGTCGATCGGCATGACGGAGACCAACCATCGCTTCCTCATCCCTCCCTTGGCGCTGTCGCCCGATCATTCATTGAAGGCCGTCACCACGACGACGGCGCGGGACCAGGTCTATCTGCTGCAGACCATCCTGGATGCGCAAAATTCGCGGGAGGCCGCGGACCGACTCGGCTCTTCGCAGGCGTTGTGCGCCTATGCGCTTCAAACCCTGAAGAACCAGATCCTGCGCTATGCCATCCCCTCCAGGCTGCCGTTCGGGGTTGTCGTCGCACATAAGGGCGGTACGGGAAAGCGGGGCCGCATGAATGCCGGTATCGTCTATCGCGACGGTTCCCCCTTCTACATCATTGCCGCCTATACCGACGACGTGCCGCAGGAAATGCCGGACGGCACCCCTGGCTATACGGTCGCGCTTGAAACCATCGGCAGGCTTTCACGCGCCTGCTGGGATGAATTCCAATCCTAACGATCCATAAAAAGAGGGTAGAACAATGCATAAGCTTCTTCTTGCAGGGACCATGTTAATGGCGATGACCGGCCTGGTCGAAGCCCGCGACATCGTCGTGGCTCAAAGCTCCGACCTGCGCAGCAATAATCCGGGCGTCAATCGCGACGGCAATACCGATGGCGTCATCCTGCATATCGTCGAAGGGCTCGTCGGCTATGCCAACAACGGCGAGGTCAAGCCGCTGGTGGCAAAGAGCTTCGAAGTCTCGGCGGATGGGCTGACCTATAGCTTCAAACTGCGTGACGACGTCAAATTCCACGACGGCAAGAAATTGACCGCCGATGACGTCGTTTGGAACTGGAACCGTTATCTCAAGCCCGAAACGAAATGGACCTGCCTTCCTGATTTCGACGGTAGCGGCAACGTGCACGTTACGGGGGTCAAGGCAGTCGATGCTTCGACCGTCACCATCACGCTGGAAAAGCCATCCGCGGTTTTCCTTGGCCTGATGTCGCGCCCCGAATGCGGTTACACCGGGATGATCTCCCCGGAATCGGTCAGCCCGGACGGAAGCTTCATCAAGCCGATCGGTACCGGTCCCTTCAAATGGGACGAATGGAAGAAGGGCGAATATATCCATCTCGCCAAGTTCAACGATTATGTCTCGCCCCAAAACGACGGAAAGCCCGACGGCATGGTCGGCTCCAAGCGTCCTCTCGTCGATGGCATCAAGTTCATGGTCATTCCCGATGCCTCGACCGTAAAGGCCGGCCTTCAGTCCGGCGTGCTCGATACCGCGGAGATTTCGCCGGATCTCATTCCCGAATTCAAGACAAGCGACACGATGCAGCTGATCGTGACCCGCAACAACGGCAAAAACCTCTTCTACATCCAGACGCGCGACAAGGTTCTGAGCAATCCCGGCGTGCGCCGCGCCATGGCGATGGCACTCGATCTAGACCAGCTCGTCGAGGCAGCCTCCAATGGCACTGGCGCAGCCAACGGTGCCATGGTTTCGGAAGACTCGCTCTATTTCGACGATGTCCAGAAGAAGCGTCTTCCCTACGACCTTGAGGCCGCGAAGAAGGAGCTCGCGGCGGCCGGCTACAAGGGCGAGCCGATTACCATCATCGCCAACAAGCGCAGCAACGTGCCAAGCTTCCCGGCCGCGGTCATGGCGCAGGCCATGATGCAGCAGGCAGGTCTTAATGTGCAGATCGAGGTGCTGGACTACGCGACACAGGTCGATCGTCGCCGGTCCGGCAACTATCAGGTCATCTCGCAATCGGTCGCGCCGCGGCTCGATCCGGCGCTGATGTACGGCTTCTATGTCGGTAACAAGGATAAGAACGCTTCTTTGATGTGGGATCACCCGAAGGCCATCGAACTGATGAAGGCCGCCTATGCGGAGTCCGACCAGACGAAGCGTCAGGCGATCTTCGACGAGTTTCACACGCTGATGCTCAAGGAAATGCCGGGCATCTTCCTCTATGACATGGTCGATGTCTGGGGCGCGACCAAGAAGCTGAAGGGCCAGCCCGTCTGGCAATCGAATGCCCGCCTTTGGGAAGTTTCGCTCGACAATTGAGCCTGAATTGCCGCGCCCGGTGGGGCGCCGCCACACCGCTTCGACGGTCAACAGAAGATCCGACAGGCAGTCCTGCCGGGTCGGGTGCAACATGTCGCCTGTGGCGGCAGGACAGACAGCGAGGAAATGCCATGAATCTTGACGCGATCAGCTCCATTGCCGCGACGGTCGAAAAGATGAAGCCGGATTATATCGCTCTCAGCGACAGTATCTGGGATTTCGCGGAGCTGAAGTTCGAGGAGCGGTGTTCGTCGCAACTGCTGGCAAGGACACTCGAGGAAAACGGCTTTGTTGTGCGACGCGGCATCGCAGCCATGGAAACGGCCTTCATCGGCGAATTCGGCAGCGGCAAGCCGGTGATTGCTTTCCTCGGCGAATTCGATGCCTTAGCCGGCATGAGCCAGACCGCAAACGTGGCCGAGCCTCGTCCGATGGCGGCGGGAGCAACCGGTCACGGCTGCGGGCACAATCTGCTTGGCGTCGGGTCGCTGATGGCGACGATTGCACTTGCCCGCTACCTCAAGGAGAACAACCTGCCCGGAACGGTGCGCTATTATGGCTGCCCTGGAGAGGAGGGCGGCTCCGGTAAGACCTTCATGGTTCGCGCCGGCGCATTCGATGATGTCGACGCCGCCCTGACCTGGCATCCGGCTCCCTTCAACGGTGTTCGCTCGACGAACAATCTTGCCGTTCTCGAATATTACTATCGCTTCAGGGGTGTCGCGGCACATGCTGCCAACAGCGCCCATCTCGGGCGATCGGCGCTCGATGCCGTCGAGCTCATGAATGTCGGCGTTAATTTCCTGCGTGAACACATGCCGCCGGATTGTCGCGTTCACTATGCGATCACTGACACCGGCGGCAGGGCCGCCAATGTCGTGCAGGCCAAAGCCGAGGTTCTCTATCTGATCAGGGCGCCTGACATGACGCAGGCGCTTGAGCTTGCCGGGCGGGTCGAGAAAGTTGCACGAGGTGCCGCGATGATGACCGAAACCGCGGTCGAGATCCTGTTCGACACCGCCTCGACGAACCTTCTTCCCAACATCACGCTTGAAACGGCAATGCACGAGAACATGGTCGCGCTCGGGCCGATAGCCTTCGACGAGGCCGACATCGCCTTCGCCAGGAAAATCCAGGATACGTTCACACAAGAAGCGATCAGGAGCAGCATCCGCCTCTATCAGATCAAGGGCGATGTGTTCTCCAATGCCAAGGTGGATGGCTCGACGCCCTTGCACACCGGTCTGCGCGACTTCGACGGACAATCGCATTTCCGGGCCGGATCGACCGATGTCGGCGACGTCAGCTGGGTGACGCCGACCGCGCAATGCTGGGCACCAGCCTGGGCGATCGGCACCAATCCCCATACCTGGCAGGTCGTTGCGCAGGGGAAAAGCCCGGCCGCGCACAAAGCCATGGCGCATGCGGCCAAGACGCTTGCGACAACGGGTCTCGCGTTGATGTCGTCATCCGACCTGCTGGCAGCCGCGACGGCCGAGTGGCGGGAAAAGACCAGCGGCAAAGGCTATATATGTCCGATCCCCGACGATGTGATGCCTGCATCGGTCCATAGCCGATAACCCGTTTTGAGCGACTTCTCAGCTTAATCAGCCCTCAAACTTGCACGGCGCAATGCGCCTCGGGAGGGCAACGTCGAATGCGGCACCTTCGCCTTGAACGTCGGCAAGCTGTATGGTGCCTCATGCCCCTCAGAATTGCAGATTCTGTGCACGTCCGTGGCACCAATCTAGGAAAATGATGCTCGCCGAAATTAGGTTCATCAAATTCGGGTCAGCGAAATCGTGAGCGGCGCGCCGGACGAATGTCCAGTGCAAACCCAAGTGCGATGCCGATATCGTAAGCGACTCTTGTGGCGCGCAGCATGAGCATCCCGAATGCTTGTGCGTCCCACGGAGACGTCGCTTTCGATTTGAACGATAGGGGGTTCGATTCCGCTGGAGGCGAACGTCATTGAGCGGGTAGCTACCGTCGAGAGTGCTTTTGTTCGAGGCTACTCATCATTTAGGTGGCACGCTGATAGGTGCCCCGGCGCAACTTCCTTCTTGATCGGCACTTCCACGCGACAACGGTCGATTGCGAACGGGCATCGGGGATGGAAGTGACAGCCTCTCGGAGGATCGAGTGGGCTGGGGAGTTCGCCTTCCATGGGCTTGAAGCGGCGCTTGCCGGGCTCGATGCGCGGCACTTCGGCCAGAAGCGCTTGCGTGTAGGGGTGGTTGGCCCGCCTGAAGATTTCCTCGACCGGTGCTTCTTCCACAATCCGGCCAAGATACATGATCGCGACACGGTCGGAAATATGCTCGACGACACCGAGATCGTGGCTGACGAAGAGATAGGTGAGGTCGAGCTTGTCTCGCAATTCCATAAACAGGTTGATGACCTGTGCCTGAATGGAGACGTCGAGAGCGGCCACGCTTTCGTCGCAGACGATGAATTTGGGCTGGACGGCAAGCGCCCGCGCGATGTTGACGCGTTGCCGCTGGCCGCCTGAAAACTGGTGCGGGTATCGTTTCTTCATCGCCGGGTCGAAGCCGGCCAGCGTCAGATACTTATCGACATAGCTGTCGCGTTCCGTCGAACGGGCGAGCCCGTGGGTCCGCGGCGCTTCCCAGATGAGTTCTTCGACGGTCATGCGCGGGTTGAGCGCAGCCATCGGATTTTGAAAAATCATCTGGGTGGCCAGGCCGAGTTCGTGCCGCTGGCGCGCCGACATGGCATCTCGATCCACACCCTTCCACAAAACATTGCCGTTGGTCGGAGAGGCTATCCCCGCAATCACGCGGCCAAGCGTTGACTTTCCGCAACCGCTTTCACCGACGAGGCCAACGACCTCGCCGCTGCGGATGCTCAGACTGACGTCATCAAGGGCGTGCACGATTGACGCAGGCTTTGCCAGTTTGAGTTTCAGCGTAATCTTGGCAGCCAGATCGGGCTTCGGGCCGAAGCGCTGTGAAATGTTTCTTGCTTCGATCAGGGGCGCGTCAGTCGCAAGCATCATGCAGTCCTCTCATTACGGGATGGATGCAGCGGAAGGAGCGGTCGTCAGCCGGCATAAGGCCAGGCATCACACGACAGGCGTTCGTCGCCCGGTCGCAGCGCGTACGGAAGCTGCAACCTTGCGGCAGGCGGTTGATCGCCGGCGTCATGCCCCTGATCTGACGCAGCGCTTCGCCGCGCTTGTTCTGTGAAGGAACGGATGCGATCAGACCTGCGGTATAAGGATGGTACGGATCGGTCAGCACCTTGGCCACCGGGCCTGTCTCGACCAGGCGGCCAGCATACATGACCGCGACATCATCTGCGAGCCTCGAAACGATCGCTAAGTCGTGGGTAATCCAGATGACGGCCGTGTTGGCCTCTTCGGTCAGCTTCTGGAATTCCGAAATGATCTGGCTCTGGATTGTCACGTCCAATGCCGTTGTCGGTTCGTCGGCGATGATGAGATCCGGCTTGTGGAGAAGTGCGATCGCGATCGCCACC from Rhizobium gallicum bv. gallicum R602sp harbors:
- a CDS encoding ABC transporter ATP-binding protein, which codes for MTNETLLSVRNLSLQVAGTGVQVVKDVSFDVAPGEIFGIVGESGSGKTLATRALISLLPAPIKVIGGSVAYKGRDVLSMNGAQLRQLRGAEIGVVFQEPMTSLNPSMTVGRQLEEGLQLHTKLSQAERRSRILGMLDRVGIRDPAGALTSYPHEFSGGMRQRIMLASVMLLKPALLIADEPTTALDAVIQRDVMELMVELTQAEGTAVLLISHDLPMVARYTNRIVVMEKGVIVEEGRTADLLDAPQRAYTKKLLSSLPFRGQTRMIDKTKAPMVSARDIVVDYGGRRSLMKKATPKRALNGVSIDIHEGEVVALVGGSGSGKTTLGRTIAGLVRESEGDIRFKGRSRDDDWMDYRLNCQMVFQDPYSSLNPRMTIVALVEEALRLVPDLNATAKRKRALETLEEVGLGADYGERYPHELSGGQRQRVAIARAIARRPKFLIADEPVSALDVTVRAQVLELLSDLQKRYGFSCLFISHDLGVVEQVADRVVVMQDGRIIEEGDRDTVFDSPKEAYTQRLLSAIPALDHNAQGGVTLKWRLEN
- a CDS encoding serine hydrolase; this translates as MTTVIASGKLVERLNAICDAQPFVTRFMVHALASGETIVRRADEETPSASTRKTSIMMAALKAAHEGRLDLDERIIYEKRFAEEVASGMFRYLTPGIVISLRDAITGMMVLSDNVCTKMVFERLTLEEVDGYCKSIGMTETNHRFLIPPLALSPDHSLKAVTTTTARDQVYLLQTILDAQNSREAADRLGSSQALCAYALQTLKNQILRYAIPSRLPFGVVVAHKGGTGKRGRMNAGIVYRDGSPFYIIAAYTDDVPQEMPDGTPGYTVALETIGRLSRACWDEFQS
- a CDS encoding ABC transporter substrate-binding protein, with protein sequence MHKLLLAGTMLMAMTGLVEARDIVVAQSSDLRSNNPGVNRDGNTDGVILHIVEGLVGYANNGEVKPLVAKSFEVSADGLTYSFKLRDDVKFHDGKKLTADDVVWNWNRYLKPETKWTCLPDFDGSGNVHVTGVKAVDASTVTITLEKPSAVFLGLMSRPECGYTGMISPESVSPDGSFIKPIGTGPFKWDEWKKGEYIHLAKFNDYVSPQNDGKPDGMVGSKRPLVDGIKFMVIPDASTVKAGLQSGVLDTAEISPDLIPEFKTSDTMQLIVTRNNGKNLFYIQTRDKVLSNPGVRRAMAMALDLDQLVEAASNGTGAANGAMVSEDSLYFDDVQKKRLPYDLEAAKKELAAAGYKGEPITIIANKRSNVPSFPAAVMAQAMMQQAGLNVQIEVLDYATQVDRRRSGNYQVISQSVAPRLDPALMYGFYVGNKDKNASLMWDHPKAIELMKAAYAESDQTKRQAIFDEFHTLMLKEMPGIFLYDMVDVWGATKKLKGQPVWQSNARLWEVSLDN
- a CDS encoding M20 family metallopeptidase, which produces MNLDAISSIAATVEKMKPDYIALSDSIWDFAELKFEERCSSQLLARTLEENGFVVRRGIAAMETAFIGEFGSGKPVIAFLGEFDALAGMSQTANVAEPRPMAAGATGHGCGHNLLGVGSLMATIALARYLKENNLPGTVRYYGCPGEEGGSGKTFMVRAGAFDDVDAALTWHPAPFNGVRSTNNLAVLEYYYRFRGVAAHAANSAHLGRSALDAVELMNVGVNFLREHMPPDCRVHYAITDTGGRAANVVQAKAEVLYLIRAPDMTQALELAGRVEKVARGAAMMTETAVEILFDTASTNLLPNITLETAMHENMVALGPIAFDEADIAFARKIQDTFTQEAIRSSIRLYQIKGDVFSNAKVDGSTPLHTGLRDFDGQSHFRAGSTDVGDVSWVTPTAQCWAPAWAIGTNPHTWQVVAQGKSPAAHKAMAHAAKTLATTGLALMSSSDLLAAATAEWREKTSGKGYICPIPDDVMPASVHSR
- a CDS encoding ABC transporter ATP-binding protein; amino-acid sequence: MLATDAPLIEARNISQRFGPKPDLAAKITLKLKLAKPASIVHALDDVSLSIRSGEVVGLVGESGCGKSTLGRVIAGIASPTNGNVLWKGVDRDAMSARQRHELGLATQMIFQNPMAALNPRMTVEELIWEAPRTHGLARSTERDSYVDKYLTLAGFDPAMKKRYPHQFSGGQRQRVNIARALAVQPKFIVCDESVAALDVSIQAQVINLFMELRDKLDLTYLFVSHDLGVVEHISDRVAIMYLGRIVEEAPVEEIFRRANHPYTQALLAEVPRIEPGKRRFKPMEGELPSPLDPPRGCHFHPRCPFAIDRCRVEVPIKKEVAPGHLSACHLNDE
- a CDS encoding ABC transporter ATP-binding protein: MTALLKVSNLVTEFGTGKGQPGLRVVNDVSLTVARGKVLGLVGESGSGKSVTGFSIMRLLEKPGRIAGGQIVFDGTDIVNCSDEEMRQLRGKRIAMVFQDPTMTLNPVLTIGTQMVEAVQAHEKMSRHAARQRSRDALGLVGIPSPEERLSAYPHQFSGGMRQRVAIAIALLHKPDLIIADEPTTALDVTIQSQIISEFQKLTEEANTAVIWITHDLAIVSRLADDVAVMYAGRLVETGPVAKVLTDPYHPYTAGLIASVPSQNKRGEALRQIRGMTPAINRLPQGCSFRTRCDRATNACRVMPGLMPADDRSFRCIHPVMRGLHDACD